From the Lolium rigidum isolate FL_2022 chromosome 2, APGP_CSIRO_Lrig_0.1, whole genome shotgun sequence genome, one window contains:
- the LOC124690761 gene encoding uncharacterized protein LOC124690761, with protein MATRAVAVAGWAAALGLVAVLLAASVPGAAAKVCTNTFPSSATVASHTERAADQLRSASSEPDVLRLPGGLADHAHGHGHEQHLTPTDESAWMALMPRRLLGGGSSGSAPPREEFDWLMLYRKLRGGGAGAAVGGPAGPFLSEASLHDVRLQPGTVYWEAQQTNLEYLLLLDSDSLVWSFRTQAGLQAAGTAYGGWEGPSVELRGHFVGHYLSATAKMWASTHNDTLHAKMSSIVDTLYDCQKKMGTGYLSAFPTEFFDRAESLTTVWAPYYTIHKIMQGLLDQYTVAGNSKALGMVVGMADYFSARVKNVIQKHSIERHWASLNEETGGMNDVLYQLYTITGDLKHLTLAHLFDKPCFLGLLAVQVC; from the exons ATGGCGACGCGAGCCGTGGCGGTGGCGGGTTGGGCAGCGGCGTTGGGTCTCGTGGCGGTGCTCCTGGCCGCCTCAGTCCCTGGCGCGGCGGCGAAGGTCTGCACCAACACGTTCCCGTCGTCGGCGACGGTGGCGTCGCACACGGAGCGCGCGGCGGATCAGCTGCGGTCCGCGTCGTCGGAGCCAGACGTGCTGCGGCTGCCCGGCGGGCTCGCCGACCATGCCCACGGGCACGGGCACGAGCAGCACCTCACCCCGACTGACGAGTCCGCCTGGATGGCACTCATGCCGCGGAGGCTcctcggcggcggcagcagcggcagcgCCCCGCCGCGCGAGGAGTTCGACTGGCTGATGCTCTACCGCAAGCTCCGGGGCGGCGGTGCCGGCGCCGCCGTGGGCGGCCCCGCGGGGCCGTTCCTCTCGGAGGCGTCGCTGCACGACGTGCGGCTGCAGCCGGGCACCGTGTACTGGGAGGCCCAGCAGACCAACCTGGAGTACCTGCTCCTCCTGGACTCCGACAGCCTCGTCTGGAGCTTCCGCACGCAGGCCGGGCTGCAGGCCGCCGGGACGGCCTACGGCGGGTGGGAGGGGCCCTCCGTCGAGCTCCGGGGACACTTCGTCG GGCACTACCTGAGCGCCACCGCCAAGATGTGGGCGAGCACACACAATGACACCCTCCATGCCAAGATGTCGTCCATCGTCGACACGCTCTATGACTGCCAGAAGAAGATGGGCACAGGATACCTGTCGGCCTTCCCAACTGAGTTCTTCGACCGCGCCGAGTCCCTCACGACTGTTTGGGCTCCTTACTACACCATCCACAAG ATTATGCAAGGGCTTCTCGATCAGTATACAGTGGCTGGAAACTCCAAGGCCCTGGGGATGGTGGTTGGGATGGCTGATTACTTCAGTGCTCGTGTGAAGAATGTCATACAGAAGCACAGCATTGAGAGGCACTGGGCATCGCTCAACGAGGAGACCGGGGGGATGAATGATGTGCTCTACCAGCTCTATACGATAACG GGTGATTTGAAGCATTTGACACTGGCTCACCTCTTCGACAAGCCATGCTTTCTGGGGTTGCTTGCGGTTCAGGTCTGCTAA